From the Halomonas meridiana genome, one window contains:
- a CDS encoding L,D-transpeptidase family protein, producing the protein MQMGFIMSVMVSSLAWLPVAMAAQPSTTQETEWPKGHYPLPEEGNIIGEADTFIVKDYDDTLIDIAKRHNLGYLEMTRANPEVSIWVPGVGTEVTIPGRFILPNVERTGVVINIAELRLYYYPDVKNGETPRVETYPIGIGREGFDTPLGVTETTMNIKNPAWYPPESVKREAEARGETAPSVVPPGPDNPLGDHAIILGFDGYLIHGTNQPDGIGMRASRGCIRMLPDDIESIFDRIPAGTQVNIINQPIKIGWDNGQPLVQAFPPLGEEEHSMAALSETVTRLNQYNVDNVNVDYEQLSDVLSFSSGLITLLHPNPEQEPQRHSPEEKAIEGIYEELVLTSSQRS; encoded by the coding sequence ATGCAGATGGGCTTCATAATGAGTGTGATGGTTTCGTCTCTGGCATGGCTCCCTGTCGCCATGGCGGCACAACCTTCCACTACCCAGGAGACGGAATGGCCCAAGGGGCATTACCCGCTACCTGAAGAAGGCAATATTATCGGAGAGGCTGACACCTTCATCGTGAAGGATTACGACGATACCTTGATAGATATTGCCAAGCGTCACAACCTTGGCTATTTGGAGATGACCCGTGCAAATCCAGAGGTCAGCATCTGGGTCCCAGGGGTGGGCACGGAAGTAACTATTCCAGGACGTTTCATCCTGCCGAATGTCGAACGTACTGGGGTCGTCATCAATATCGCCGAGCTGCGGCTTTACTACTACCCAGATGTCAAAAACGGTGAGACACCGCGCGTTGAGACCTATCCTATCGGCATCGGTCGCGAAGGGTTTGATACCCCTCTCGGTGTGACCGAGACCACCATGAACATTAAAAACCCCGCATGGTACCCGCCTGAGTCGGTAAAACGTGAAGCTGAAGCACGCGGCGAAACCGCGCCAAGTGTTGTCCCGCCCGGCCCCGATAACCCGCTGGGAGACCACGCCATTATCTTAGGCTTCGATGGCTATTTGATTCACGGTACCAACCAGCCCGATGGCATTGGCATGCGTGCAAGCCGTGGCTGTATACGCATGTTGCCTGACGATATTGAATCAATTTTTGACCGCATACCGGCGGGCACCCAGGTCAATATCATCAACCAACCTATTAAAATCGGTTGGGACAACGGACAGCCGCTGGTACAGGCATTTCCACCGCTTGGAGAAGAAGAGCATAGTATGGCGGCACTCTCAGAGACCGTGACACGCCTCAACCAATACAATGTCGATAACGTAAACGTCGATTACGAGCAGCTCAGCGACGTCCTGTCATTCTCCAGCGGGCTTATAACCCTCCTACATCCTAACCCGGAACAGGAGCCACAGCGTCACAGCCCCGAAGAGAAGGCTATCGAGGGCATTTATGAAGAACTGGTTTTGACGTCATCTCAACGATCATGA
- a CDS encoding metal-sensing transcriptional repressor yields the protein MTIHTHQSHPDIIKRLNRARGHLSSVTQMIEGGRHCLEIAQQLHAVEKAIQQAKRALVLDHIDHCLENALGSQDQTQRARAEEFKAIARYL from the coding sequence ATGACAATACATACACACCAGTCACATCCCGATATCATCAAGCGCTTAAACCGGGCTCGGGGGCACCTTTCGAGCGTGACGCAGATGATAGAGGGTGGTCGCCACTGTCTGGAAATTGCCCAGCAGCTTCATGCGGTTGAGAAAGCTATTCAACAGGCCAAACGTGCCTTGGTTTTAGATCATATCGATCACTGTCTAGAGAATGCCTTGGGCTCTCAGGATCAAACGCAGCGGGCGCGGGCTGAAGAGTTCAAGGCCATTGCCCGCTACCTGTAA
- a CDS encoding HupE/UreJ family protein, protein MMNRRHALAFLTLLLMLLGASGEALAHAVAEGDKGYIQEIYGVHLLSFMYLGAKHMVTGYDHILFLLGIIFFLYRMQHIAIYVSLFAIGHSATMLLGVYFNIGINSYLIDAIIGLSVVYKALDNIGAYQRWFGFQPNTKVATLVFGLFHGFGLSSKIIEYDISPDGLVPNLLAFNVGVEIGQLLALSAILIVMGFWRRTTGFLRHAYTANVAMMCAGFMLVGYQLTGYFIA, encoded by the coding sequence ATGATGAACCGACGCCACGCCTTAGCCTTTCTAACCCTGCTGTTAATGCTACTGGGCGCCAGTGGCGAGGCGCTTGCTCACGCGGTGGCTGAAGGTGACAAGGGCTATATCCAGGAGATCTATGGCGTTCATCTGCTCTCGTTTATGTATCTCGGTGCCAAGCACATGGTGACGGGGTATGACCACATCCTGTTTTTGTTAGGGATCATCTTTTTCCTCTACCGAATGCAGCATATCGCCATTTACGTCAGCCTCTTTGCCATCGGTCACTCGGCAACCATGCTGTTAGGGGTGTACTTCAATATCGGCATCAATAGCTATCTGATCGACGCCATCATCGGACTCTCCGTTGTTTATAAGGCGCTCGATAACATCGGTGCGTATCAGCGTTGGTTCGGCTTTCAGCCCAACACTAAGGTAGCCACGTTGGTTTTTGGTCTGTTTCATGGCTTTGGCCTGTCGAGCAAGATCATTGAATACGATATCTCGCCCGATGGTCTCGTCCCTAACCTCCTGGCATTCAACGTAGGCGTAGAGATCGGCCAGCTACTGGCATTGAGCGCCATTCTCATTGTGATGGGCTTCTGGCGACGTACTACTGGCTTCTTACGCCACGCGTATACCGCCAACGTCGCCATGATGTGTGCTGGTTTTATGCTGGTGGGTTATCAACTGACCGGCTATTTCATTGCTTAA